The genomic stretch TGCAATTTGTGCTTCTCCAAATGAACGTAGAATTTTTCCTTCGTTTTGAACGTTCTGTAGCACTTATAGTGCGGGCATCTGTATTTCTTGCCAatcgtgttcaacaacagcaaccctGAGTCGTTTTTATCGAGAAAGTTCTGCAAATTAGCTTCACTCTCCAATTGTTTGTTCTCTGAACTTTTATGTCTCCGTCTAATGGTTATATCTGGTTGCGATGGCAGTGGAACCAACGGTGGTAACATGATAGGTTGCAACAATTCTTCCGGTAGAGCAGATGAGGCGTGAAACTCTCCATAATGCTGGACGAGCTCCAATTTCCTGTTGCAAGAAGTGTCGCACAGGTGGCatttccagtttttcatTACGAGCGCGTCGTCATGAACCTTCATGTGGTTTTGAAGCCCAGTTTGTCCCACCAAGTACTTATCGCACCGCGGACACTTCAACTTCGGATGGTCCCTTTTAATGTGAGCTTGCAGATTAGTCcagttcttgaaattttgcaGACACCCGGAGAAAGTGCAATGATACACTTGCTCCCCGTGGTGCTTTATCATGTGGTTTTTGAGTCGGTACGGCCTCTGAAACTCCTTGTGACACAACTCGCAGGTGAGTTTCCTCTCGTGCACAGACAGAATATGCGACCGCAGCTGCGGGTGTTTATAGAAGGATTCCGTGCACCCATCGTATGTGCATTTGAAAGATTTAGTGTGCGTCACTTCGTGCCTCTTAAGCTGTTGCAACGTCACGACACCTTTACCGCAGACGGAGCAATGGTGCGGTTTCTGTGCGTCCGCTGCATGCGAGAGTAAGTGGCGGTCCAAGTGCGCTTGCCTTGCAAACTGTCTCTCACACTGCGGACACTGGAACCGTTTAATCCCTTGATGAACTGTCTGCTGGTGTTCCGTGAGCAAAGAGGGTCTCGTGAAAGCCTTCCCGCACGAATCGTAGTCGCAAAAGTAGTTCTTGGAACGCACACTGCTCGCAGCCGTGGAACCACTGGAACTCTTCCCGCCCTGGATGACATCAGACCAGTCTGCAGGGAGATTCAAGGGTATATCAGCACATCGATCCATCGAGCAAAACTTCTCTTCCCCTCccccttcaaaaagaaaaaacgCTTGATTCTCTCCAGGGGGCTGAACAGTACTAACCATCAAATCCAACCCACCTTAAACCACTCAGCAGCACACGCAATGCGGTCTTCTTGACAGCGTCCGGAGCGAAAGGTCATCGCAgaagtgaacaaaaagtGTCACCCGCACCGTTCACAGCTtcttgaaaacttttcaccagattttttttttttggcgaTGACTTCGAGGGAAGTTGCACTTGCACTGGTTGAAGATGCATTGATGGTACCGGTAAGTGGTTAGTTGTGTCAGCTAGGACGTCGTGTCAGTGGTTAGTTGTGTCAGCTAGGACGTCGTGTCAGTGGTTCCCC from Huiozyma naganishii CBS 8797 chromosome 6, complete genome encodes the following:
- the PZF1 gene encoding Pzf1p (similar to Saccharomyces cerevisiae PZF1 (YPR186C); ancestral locus Anc_7.543) — translated: MDRCADIPLNLPADWSDVIQGGKSSSGSTAASSVRSKNYFCDYDSCGKAFTRPSLLTEHQQTVHQGIKRFQCPQCERQFARQAHLDRHLLSHAADAQKPHHCSVCGKGVVTLQQLKRHEVTHTKSFKCTYDGCTESFYKHPQLRSHILSVHERKLTCELCHKEFQRPYRLKNHMIKHHGEQVYHCTFSGCLQNFKNWTNLQAHIKRDHPKLKCPRCDKYLVGQTGLQNHMKVHDDALVMKNWKCHLCDTSCNRKLELVQHYGEFHASSALPEELLQPIMLPPLVPLPSQPDITIRRRHKSSENKQLESEANLQNFLDKNDSGLLLLNTIGKKYRCPHYKCYRTFKTKEKFYVHLEKHKLHQEKLEQLEQQKQQDP